Proteins encoded within one genomic window of Microbacterium sp. LKL04:
- a CDS encoding type II toxin-antitoxin system PemK/MazF family toxin, with amino-acid sequence MTSRLISALVRLFRPSRGAAPAAGTVRVMPADIRDLRISYRPEPDGDPDAGEIVWTWVPFDEADGRGKDRPVLVIGLHGQDRLYAVRLTSKPHDRDGEHLALGTGEWDAAGRPSWVDLGHLYSVPRTAMRREGAALDRARFDRVAAALRTRYRWSA; translated from the coding sequence GTGACATCGCGCCTGATCTCAGCCCTCGTCCGTCTGTTCCGGCCGTCGCGCGGCGCGGCCCCGGCGGCCGGGACCGTGAGGGTGATGCCCGCCGACATCCGAGATCTCCGCATCAGCTATCGACCCGAGCCCGACGGCGATCCCGATGCGGGTGAGATCGTCTGGACCTGGGTCCCGTTCGACGAGGCCGACGGCCGCGGCAAGGACCGGCCGGTCCTCGTCATCGGGCTCCACGGTCAGGACCGGCTTTACGCGGTGCGACTCACGAGCAAACCGCACGACCGCGACGGGGAGCACCTCGCTCTCGGTACAGGGGAGTGGGATGCCGCAGGTCGCCCGTCGTGGGTTGACCTCGGTCACCTCTACAGCGTCCCTCGGACCGCGATGCGCCGCGAGGGAGCAGCGCTCGACCGCGCACGTTTCGACCGCGTCGCAGCTGCACTGAGGACTCGGTACCGTTGGTCTGCGTGA